In Pseudomonas glycinae, the DNA window GCGCCATGTACTGGAAAAACTGGTGCTTTACTGACCATTAACGATTACGTATGTAGAAGCGAACCATATAGAGTCTTTTCCATTAATTTTATTCGCCCCTGATATATTAATATTCGAACTGAAGCTGCATTGTTGAATATCAGCTCCTTGCGCAGCATCTTTTGAGGACAAGGCTGAAAAAGTCACATAGTAAACACCGGGCTCCTTAACCGCAGCGAAGAAATTTAGATTTCGTTCGGATGCAATTGGAATCCTCAAATCGAAAAGAGGGCTATTTTTCACTTGTGGGTTGTTGGATATTTTCTCATAGAGCAGAGGGAAAATCGTTTTATCAGCCCGCGCTTGCCCCTCAAAATTGTATGAGATCCTGCTTACTGATAGGGAGTCCGGACAAAGTTTAAAGTAGATAGCTTCGTTACTGCTATTTTTAATAGTTACTGTAGGGGTTAGATAATACCCATCACTAGCTTTAACCACTGAAACTTTTACAGATAAAAATGTAGACTCTGTATCTTTAATTCGCTTTTGGATATCCGCAAGCTCTGCCAAAGCCCGATCTTTCTGCTGTAGTGCGTCAAAGGTATATGCCCCCCAGAGAAGTGTTGCAAGCGCGCAAGAGGCTATAACAAAATTATTATAAGCTTGATGATGTCGTAAAAAATCGTACACGCGTGCGTGCAGGACGACTCTAAAATTATATATGGCAAACGCTAGGGCGATTAGCGCCCCAAAACAGATAATCCATACCCACATGGTCGACATAATCCCTACCTGCTTGAGTATCGCGGAGTGCCATCTTGAGGGAACAGTTCCGGAGAAGGTTCTTGGTCTACGAAGGATCGATTCTGACCAGCAGGCTTCACCCAAAGCGCCTGCTTAACAGCTTCCAGATCCACATTGTCCTTAACAACTGGAAGGTTTTGCGTAATCACCGGAGTTACATCTTCCTTGATTCTCTCCAGCTCCGCATCTGCGAAAGCAATGGATTGATTAAAAAGCAGCGCCAGCCCAACAAGAAAAGCAACACCTGAGCGTAGTGAATTTGATTTAAAACCGTACCATATATCTCCAGGCGACATCATCACCTGTTGCGAAGTAAGGACTAACAAACTTTCTCGATCAAAACGCTTCATCACATCGAGAAGAGTTTCTAGAGTTACTTGATCACTTGAAAGATCAAAGCCCTCTTTATCCCCAATCATCAGAGACAAAACCTGAAGCCTATCCATAACTTCTGACAAGTTTTTTAATGAATGATGACTAAGGTCGCCAGCCTGATTGACGCGAAGACTACTATAATATGTTCCATCACTTACAAAAAAAGCACTCAACCAATGATGGATTTCTTTTGAGTTATCCCCCAGAGAAAATATTGCTTGGTAAGCGTGAAAGCTTTTAGCCAAAGTTACGGGAATTTTACTGCGCTCAATTGGATCGCCCCACGTTACAGATCTTCTAACGATGAATCGTTCAGAGTCAGAAAACGCTTGACTAGCAACGTAAGGATCTCCGCTAATTATTCCAGGATAGATATTAGATCCCGACAAAGTAAATACTACATCGCCAATAGCCATCTCTTTTAAAAAAGAAAGGACTTGTCCCCGCACATTGATCGTTAGATTTGGCTCTATTGCATCACAAATTGTGAAGACATCTTCACCCTTAGCTTCACGAAGAACCTCAAAGACATCTTCGTCAGGGGTAGAGTTATCAAGATGCGCCATTGCAATGCAGCCCATCTCGAGGAAATTGTTGATAAATCTATACCTGGATCCAGGTCTCACTACCCAGCACTTTGACTTCAGATTTGCGTGTCTAACAACAATATCGGAATCTTGTAGATCGTCCATGGTGTGATTTAACCCGTCTATTTTTTTGCGTACAAATTGGCGATGATAACAAAACTATAACGCCCATAAGATAATGTCAATATGCCTGCTCTAAAAATCGATGTCTTGTATGCTATAGAGGGCCAGATTCTGTTGTCGCACAATGCCGAACTACAAGCATAATTAACCCGTTGATTTTAAATAAATATCAACCCAGCATATTGGTGACTCAACGGTGGCGACGTGCGCGCCGCAAAACATTGCAAATAATTTTACTTTATTCTTTTTCCTCTTTGCCTAAGCAAGTCCGAAATGATTTTCCCTGTATATTTCCCCCTCATTTTTGCGACAAACAGAGGTTCAATATCTTGAGCAAACCCCATCAACCCTTGAAGATGGAGTATTGACTCCTCATCTAATTTATTTTGCACATAATGGTGAATCATCGAGCTAATTAATCGCTTCTTATCTCGACCTAAAGAAACATTGTTATCATTGGTTATAATTAGTCCAGTAATTCGGCGCTGCCTTTTCTTAGAGGCATACACTGTTTTTTCCGAATTTATTTTAAGTCTTGGATAGGGAATATTTTCAAGCACCTCCAAAATGAAGGCTTCCACGTCAAACATTACACCCTTATCATTCGTTGAGAACGTCAAATCATCGGCATACCGGGAATAGACTATACTTCGATCCCTGCACCAACCTTCCATTGCCAGATCAAAATAATACATTATTGAATTCGACAAAATTGGCGAGCTTGGAGCTCCAATACTTAGAGCAAGCCGCGAAGTAGATCGCTCTCTAACGCAACTGACTCGCGCGATATCCTTTATGCTTTGCGCTGTTAATTTCCCACATAGCACGTAAGACAAATGCTTTATCAAATCCAATTCAGTTATGGATCCGAAAAAGTTTGAAAAATCAAACTTAGCAATATAACTATTTTGCCTATGCCGCTCTGCGTTGTCCTTTATGCTTGAACCCTGTTTATATGCTGCAGCGCATTCGTGAACCGGAAGCTGAGCAAACAAACTTTCGATAAGAATACCTTGTATTACTTTGGTTTCTTTAGCGGGCTGTGCAATAGGCCTCATGCCACCAGATTTTTTGGGTATAAAATAACGTTTGTATGCATATGGTGCTCTTACTATCAGTCGAGCTACATCATGCTCAGACAAGGATAACACTTCTGAGATATGCTTGCGAAAGTCATACAGGATCATTTATGGCCTCCCAGTTTCGCACGATCAATCGCTCTGTTTCGGTTCCTTTCTGCCGCTGTTATTTTATAATAATCAACACATTCAACACGCAATCGCAAAGGGTCAACAGCCATACCTGACTTTAAGACGAAGCGAAGGCTATGGAAAGTATCATCATCACATGCATAAAACGTTGAATCACTATACTCAATCTTTCTTACAAGTCTGAATTCCTGAAGAAGAAAAAGCTTTCGCCTTAGGTCGTCCCTATGCACCTCACGACCTAAGCTTCTTATTGAATCAATCAGCTCTTTTTCCTTAAGGGCGACAAACAATCTGAGCAATTCATAAATCAGCACAATAAGATGAATATTATTATGAACATTGAACGCCTGGGTTTTTTGAAGCTCTAATATTTCCGCAGCAATATCCTCAAGAACATCGCTTACTACATCATCAGATATGTCATTTGGAAATTTTGGACTCCAAGGATAAATTTTTACTCCTGTGCCATGCTTTTCTTTAATATGGCGAAGAATACCAAGATTGATAAATGAGCTAGCACCCGCATATTCTTCAGGAACAAAAACAATCAATTTTTTATTGAAGTCTGGCAACTGAGAAAATGCTCCCAGCTCAGCAATCGCACCTTCGCTTTCAACTGCGATAGCCACCAATGAGCACACACTACCGAGATCGGCTTCGAAATCCATCAGGTTTCTGAAGACACCATCTTCGTGCCAAGACTTTATTTCTTCGGGGCGGAATATATGCGGTGACACAGCCATTTGAAGCGCTTTGCGCTTCACTGCATCGCGAAGAGAACGGACTGGAGGCTCGTCAGCGTCCGCATGTTCCTTTTCCGGAACATGTCCCCCGCAAAGTAAAACGATTGGATTTTTTGAGAAATGAACCTTGCTCTGCTCAAGATCAACGTCTGCAAGAATTCTTTGTCGCGGATCCATGCGATGTGGGCTCTTTACCAAGAATCAGCCGCAGACAAGATCTGTGGACCGGAGTGAGCGAAGCGAGCGTAGGGCCGCAGATCTTGTCTGCGGAATAAAACAACGCAATGTAATTGAGTCTGGCGAAGCGCCTGACTAAGCAATGATGGAAACCATCAAGCTATGAACGCGTAAAGAGATGTCGAATCTAGATCAGAGTGCCATCACTGTCAACGGCTCGGTATTCTCCCCCAATCTTCATAAGACCAGACTGCTTTAGCGCAGGAGGTAGCCCTGCGGTCGCGTGCGAAGGTCCGCTTATGGCCGATAGCAGTCACTCGCTTTACTTCACTCCCTCTCAAACCGCCCCACCGAAAACAACGAAAGATCCAGCTCACTCTCCCCCCGCAAACACCACTGCGCAAACGCCTCCCCCAGCGCCGCCGAGTGTTTGAACCCGTGCCCGGAGCATGCCGACACCACCAACGTGTGCTGCAACCGTGGATGCTCATCAATGATGAATGCCGATCCGGCGTGACGGTGTAGGCGCAAACCGCTGACTTCACCACCCGATCCGTCAGCCTGGCAATGCGCCCCTTCACCTGCTGTTCGTACATCTCGCGTTCTTCCTCGGCCGAGACTGTGCGATCCAGAGTCTCGGGCGTGGATGTGCTGTGATACTGCGCCGTCGCCACCTTCAAACTGCCCTCCCCCGGCAATGCGGGAAAGCCATAGAAATCGTCGTCCTGGCCGTGAGTGAAGATGAACGTGGGTGAGTGGCCGACCAGTTCCGCGTCGGGCTCGGTTTCGAACCAGAACAGTTTTTGCCGATAGACGCTGAGCAGTCTGTCGAACGGCGCGCCGAGCAAGCCGCCCGCCCAGTTGCCGGCGGTGACCACCAGTTTGTTCGCCCGTATGGTGCGCTGGTCGGTGGTGACGGTGACGCCCTGTTCGTCCGAGCTGATGTGGGTCACGGTCTCGCCCTTGTACAGCGTGGCGCCGTGTTGTTCGGCCAGTCTGAGTTGCACGTCGATGCAGCCTTCGGGCCGTACAAAACCGCCTTCGGGTTCGAAGTAGCCAATGGCGTCGTCGCGCACCTGGGCAAACTGCGGAAAGCGTTGGCGGATCTGGCCGGCGTCGAGGACTTCGTGTTCGATGCCGTAGGTCTGCGCCAGGGCGATGGTGCGCAGGGTGAAGTCGGTTTCGTCGGCGGGATCGAAGTCGGGGCTGGAGGTCAGCACCAGCAGACCGGTCTGTTCGAACAGGGACTCGCCCGACAGCGCC includes these proteins:
- a CDS encoding retron St85 family effector protein, coding for MDPRQRILADVDLEQSKVHFSKNPIVLLCGGHVPEKEHADADEPPVRSLRDAVKRKALQMAVSPHIFRPEEIKSWHEDGVFRNLMDFEADLGSVCSLVAIAVESEGAIAELGAFSQLPDFNKKLIVFVPEEYAGASSFINLGILRHIKEKHGTGVKIYPWSPKFPNDISDDVVSDVLEDIAAEILELQKTQAFNVHNNIHLIVLIYELLRLFVALKEKELIDSIRSLGREVHRDDLRRKLFLLQEFRLVRKIEYSDSTFYACDDDTFHSLRFVLKSGMAVDPLRLRVECVDYYKITAAERNRNRAIDRAKLGGHK
- a CDS encoding retron St85 family RNA-directed DNA polymerase, which translates into the protein MILYDFRKHISEVLSLSEHDVARLIVRAPYAYKRYFIPKKSGGMRPIAQPAKETKVIQGILIESLFAQLPVHECAAAYKQGSSIKDNAERHRQNSYIAKFDFSNFFGSITELDLIKHLSYVLCGKLTAQSIKDIARVSCVRERSTSRLALSIGAPSSPILSNSIMYYFDLAMEGWCRDRSIVYSRYADDLTFSTNDKGVMFDVEAFILEVLENIPYPRLKINSEKTVYASKKRQRRITGLIITNDNNVSLGRDKKRLISSMIHHYVQNKLDEESILHLQGLMGFAQDIEPLFVAKMRGKYTGKIISDLLRQRGKRIK